A single window of Hylaeus volcanicus isolate JK05 chromosome 8, UHH_iyHylVolc1.0_haploid, whole genome shotgun sequence DNA harbors:
- the LOC128880749 gene encoding protein artichoke, translated as MILVLPLLWTMVLSVMGGYVPPGPRFRCPSETKYIYPCVCVRGSDRGLYIHCENTNLASLSLAFSNLGNEGMPIEELVLYKCNIGRFYGPALYPLDVRVLKFIDTPLRLIEEHSFLGVNRTLQELYVINSVLEKFPREALQILGNLSILSIAGHRITALPANSFAESAAAARIEKLAISNGTLTSLPVEALTALKKLKRLDLHDNEIKELKRNQFKGLRDTEYVDLSHNLINKLDGSHLADLTKMGWCNLSHNAIADLKRGTFARNSLLKVLNLSHNKIRKLDSNTFRGMRFLVRLFLSDNQINDVGRGTFGPVTRIGTIDLARNFIKKIDYQMFNQLQFAELLDVSENFVTVVEKLSFKDIYLARVNLSHNEIAKIEPGAFENCVNLTVLDLSHNKLDNISKYSFDSATYATQLQLSYNQFTALNQVPLHNMTGLKVLNVSHNLIHSVPRQTFPKLYELHTIDLSYNNLSEIHNAVFQTLFSLRFLNLSHNSLEKIKPSTFGPLPTLLELDMSYNQLTDVARGSLTRLPSCRILTVRSNRLTKIFQLPISLASLDLSENLLEEIPTLEVWPSMNALLTLDLSRNRLADNLKYGSFENLLTLRTLNLEANNMTKPPWQALSTLSSLQYLRLQNNQLTELGKAAFGRLPIVFELNLANNRIRNVSSRAFEGLLQLLTLNLTGNDLSRIPNGAFQGLVSLRTLDLSHNKLESLDNKTHGLLDDCLSLERLNLSHNKISFVTRKTFPNDPWIPYRLRELDLSYNTMPVLTFELTVGTKKVQSLNVSHNNINEIRRYVIGNLTAIETLDLSYNEINDLSEPDVFDPPLNLTNLHLSHNHLTHIPLNKIVPLPNLKVLNLESNEFGVFDDAFMKIIANGTKLQYSGNPLHCDCYARPLKRWLNTHTETPNEWTNVTCRTPNFLAGKLFSEVTEDFMGCGEREVKEYPEFDITPDVKYRNIEYNEDDNSWKATWYVTSREDIGDFYVVVRESGSSKLAIEKDLIYSERSFKIQDLQDSRSKYELCVLARDSEGNVKHFRSSQCQILTQSAFDSATRFMGAVSLILIALSCSILA; from the exons ATGATACTTGTTCTCCCGTTGCTATGGACTATGGTCCTGTCCGTTATGGGCGGCTATGTTCCACCTGGGCCACGGTTCAGGTGTCCAAGTGAGACCAAGTACATCTACCCTTGCGTGTGCGTACGAGGTAGCGACAGAGGGCTTTACATCCACTGCGAAAACACGAATCTGGCCAGCCTCAGCCTGGCCTTCTCCAATCTGGGTAACGAGGGCATGCCCATCGAGGAACTCGTTTTGTACAAATGTAACATAG GGCGTTTCTATGGTCCAGCGTTATATCCTCTAGACGTCCGAGTCTTGAAGTTTATCGACACCCCGTTGAGACTGATCGAGGAGCACAGTTTCCTCGGCGTGAATCGGACTCTCCAGGAGCTGTACGTGATAAACAGCGTTCTGGAGAAATTCCCACGCGAGGCTTTGCAGATCCTGGGGAACTTGAGCATCCTGAGCATTGCTGGCCATCGAATCACCGCCCTGCCAGCGAACAGCTTCGCCGAGAGCGCAGCTGCTGCGAGAATCGAGAAACTGGCGATCAGTAACG GGACTTTGACCTCGTTGCCAGTGGAGGCGTTGACAGCCCTGAAGAAGCTAAAGAGGCTCGATCTCCACGATAACGAGATCAAGGAGCTGAAGAGGAATCAATTCAAAGGTCTCAGAGACACCGAGTACGTGGACCTGTCCCATAATTTGATCAACAAGCTGGACGGATCGCATTTGGCCGATCTAACGAAGATGGGCTGGTGCAATCTCTCCCATAACGCGATCGCGGATTTGAAGAG GGGTACTTTCGCGAGGAACTCTCTCCTGAAGGTGCTCAACCTGAGCCATAATAAAATCAGGAAGCTCGATTCGAACACCTTCCGTGGGATGCGGTTCTTGGTGAGACTGTTTCTGAGCGACAATCAGATCAACGATGTGGGCAGGGGGACGTTCGGTCCAGTCACGAGGATAGGCACCATTGACCTGGCCAGGAACTTCATCAAGAAGATCGATTATCAGATGTTCAATCAGCTGCAGTTTGCTGAG tTGCTAGATGTCTCTGAAAATTTCGTGACCGTCGTGGAGAAGCTGTCGTTCAAGGACATATATCTGGCCAGGGTGAACTTGTCGCACAACGAGATCGCCAAGATAGAGCCAGGAGCTTTCGAAAACTGCGTGAACCTGACGGTCCTGGACCTGAGTCATAACAAGCTAGACAATATCTCCAAGTACTCGTTCGATAGCGCAACCTATGCCACTCAACTACAATTAAGTTACAATCAGTTCACCGCCCTGAACCAG GTGCCTCTGCACAACATGACAGGCTTGAAGGTTCTGAACGTCTCCCATAATCTGATACACTCGGTGCCCCGTCAGACCTTCCCAAAGCTGTACGAGCTCCACACGATCGATCTGTCTTACAACAACTTATCGGAGATACACAACGCCGTGTTTCAAACCCTGTTTAGTTTACGGTTCTTGAATCTGTCGCACAATTCCTTGGAGAAGATCAAACCGTCCACGTTTGGCCCATTGCCGACGCTCTTGGAGCTGGACATGAGCTACAATCAGCTGACAGACGTCGCACGTGGCAGTCTGACTAGGTTGCCTAGCTGCAG GATCCTCACAGTCAGGAGCAATCGACTGACAAAGATCTTCCAGCTGCCGATCTCGTTGGCCTCTTTGGACTTGTCCGAGAATCTACTCGAAGAGATACCAACTTTAGAAGTGTGGCCATCGATGAACGCTCTTCTCACGTTGGACCTCTCCAGAAATCGGTTGGCAGATAACCTCAAGTATGGGAGCTTCGAAAACCTGTTGACCTTGAGGACCCTGAATCTGGAGGCGAACAACATGACGAAACCACCGTGGCAAGCACTCAGCACACTGAGCAGTTTGCAGTATCTTCGCTTACAG AATAACCAGCTAACCGAGCTAGGAAAAGCAGCGTTCGGACGCCTGCCAATAGTGTTCGAGCTGAACTTGGCCAACAATCGGATACGAAACGTGAGCAGTCGCGCTTTCGAAGGGCTGCTGCAACTGCTCACGTTGAATCTGACAGGCAACGATCTCAGTCGCATACCAAATGGAGCGTTCCAGGGCCTCGTCTCCCTGAGGACTCTCGATCTCTCTCACAATAAATTGGAAAGCCTGGACAACAAAACTCACGGACTTCTGGACGACTGTCTGTCTCTGGAAAGGCTCAATCTCAGTCACAACAAGATATCCTTCGTCACCAGGAAAACCTTTCCAAACGACCCGTGGATCCCTTATAGGCTAAGGGAGCTCGATCTCTCGTACAACACCATGCCTGTCCTCACCTTCGAACTCACCGTTGGCACCAAGAAGGTTCAGTCGTTGAACGTCAGTCATAATAACATCAACGAGATTCGAAGAT ACGTGATCGGGAACCTGACAGCCATAGAGACACTGGATCTTTCCTACAACGAGATCAACGACCTCTCCGAACCAGACGTCTTCGATCCACCGTTGAACCTGACTAATCTGCATCTGAGTCACAATCACCTGACTCACATACCCTTGAACAAGATCGTACCGCTGCCGAATTTGAAGGTTCTCAACCTGGAGTCCAACGAGTTTGGCGTGTTCGACGACGCGTTCATGAAGATCATAGCGAACGGCACGAAGCTTCAGTATTCGG GGAACCCGTTACACTGCGACTGTTACGCGAGGCCCCTTAAAAGGTGGCTGAACACGCACACGGAAACACCGAACGAGTGGACGAACGTTACCTGTAGGACTCCGAATTTCCTAGCTGGGAAACTCTTTTCGGAGGTCACTGAAGATTTTATGGGCTGTGGGGAGAGGGAGGTGAAGGAATACCCTGAATTCGACATCACTCCAGACGTAAAGTATcgaaatattgaata CAACGAGGACGACAACAGCTGGAAGGCGACTTGGTACGTGACATCAAGGGAAGACATCGGTGATTTCTATGTTGTGGTGCGCGAATCTGGAAGCAGCAAGTTGGCCATCGAAAAGGACCTCATCTACAGCGAGCGATCCTTCAAGATCCAGGATCTTCAGGACTCCAGGTCAAAGTACGAGTTATGCGTCCTCGCGAGGGACTCTGAGGGGAACGTGAAGCACTTTCGAAGCTCTCAGTGTCAGATTCTAACGCAGAGCGCGTTTGATTCTGCGACGAGGTTCATGGGCGCTGTGTCTCTGATCCTAATCGCCTTGTCCTGCAGTATTCTAGCATAA